One genomic window of Staphylococcus hsinchuensis includes the following:
- a CDS encoding DeoR/GlpR family DNA-binding transcription regulator codes for MISEKRQSLILNELAKKDFLTLNELVDRTHCSASTVRRDLSKLQQMGKLKRVHGGATLNQTTVFEPNLADKRSTNIREKQEIGRLAALQINDNDCVYLDAGSTTLEMIPYITAKDIIVVTNGLTHVEELLKQGIKTLMIGGEIKSTTLAAVGASALSTLNRYRFDKVFMGINGIDLKHGLTTPDEQEALIKTHAIELGSQIFILADYSKFNKVYFAQVSLQEDIEIVTSKKAVATVQRDYFEKYQFTGGTI; via the coding sequence ATGATTTCAGAAAAACGACAAAGTTTAATCTTAAATGAATTAGCGAAGAAAGACTTTTTAACTTTGAATGAATTAGTAGATAGAACGCATTGTAGTGCTTCAACGGTTAGACGTGATTTATCTAAGTTACAACAGATGGGGAAACTTAAGCGTGTGCATGGTGGTGCAACTTTGAATCAAACTACAGTGTTTGAACCTAATTTAGCAGATAAACGGAGTACAAATATTAGAGAAAAACAAGAAATAGGTAGGTTAGCTGCACTTCAAATAAATGATAACGATTGTGTCTATTTAGATGCCGGTTCAACGACACTTGAAATGATACCTTATATTACTGCGAAAGATATTATCGTTGTAACTAATGGTTTAACACATGTAGAAGAACTATTAAAGCAAGGGATTAAGACGTTGATGATTGGTGGAGAAATTAAATCAACAACGCTTGCCGCAGTTGGTGCCAGCGCACTATCTACTTTAAATCGTTACCGCTTTGACAAAGTATTTATGGGAATCAATGGTATTGATTTAAAGCATGGATTGACGACGCCTGATGAACAAGAAGCCCTTATAAAGACTCATGCTATTGAGTTGGGTTCACAGATATTTATATTAGCAGATTATTCAAAGTTCAATAAAGTTTATTTTGCCCAAGTTTCACTTCAAGAAGATATAGAAATTGTAACTTCTAAAAAGGCTGTTGCAACAGTACAACGAGATTATTTTGAAAAATATC
- a CDS encoding ABC transporter permease: MRLKAVFIRVIKELLRDKRTLALMFLAPLLVLTLMYFIFDTNTESDLKIGVNRNVPNKIVNAFPSDKVDTKTVNHPNSIKETIEDDNLDAYIEKDGKHLNITYKNEDPNHTVSTKQILASTLQKDKMQNMAHVMQKLPPQLKQNKQHTSEDMKLKHHYLYGDANSTYFDKLFPILIGVFVFFFVFLISGIALLRERTNGTLERLLATSIKRSEIVFGYMAGYGLFAIIQTLIIVLYSIYLLKIDIHGSIGWVLLTNILIALTALAIGIFVSTFANSEFQMIQFIPIVVIPQVFLSGIIPLDNIPKWISSISYAFPLRYGGEGLTDVMIKGQGLAHIWVDLAVLLLFIGVFTLLNIIGLKRYRKV; the protein is encoded by the coding sequence ATGAGGTTAAAAGCAGTTTTTATAAGAGTTATTAAGGAATTGTTACGTGATAAAAGAACATTAGCGTTAATGTTTTTAGCGCCGCTCTTAGTTTTGACGTTAATGTATTTTATATTTGATACAAATACTGAATCTGATTTGAAAATTGGCGTGAATAGAAATGTACCAAATAAAATAGTTAATGCTTTTCCTTCAGATAAAGTTGATACGAAAACAGTTAACCATCCTAATTCTATTAAAGAAACGATTGAAGACGATAACCTAGATGCCTATATAGAAAAAGACGGTAAACATTTAAACATTACTTATAAAAATGAAGATCCTAACCATACTGTTTCTACCAAACAAATATTAGCAAGCACTCTTCAGAAAGATAAAATGCAAAATATGGCTCATGTCATGCAAAAACTACCACCTCAGCTAAAGCAAAACAAACAACATACCTCAGAGGATATGAAATTAAAACATCACTATTTATATGGTGATGCAAATAGCACATACTTTGATAAGTTATTTCCTATTCTAATAGGTGTTTTCGTATTTTTCTTTGTATTTTTAATTTCTGGAATTGCATTATTAAGAGAACGAACAAATGGAACTTTAGAGAGATTGTTGGCTACATCAATTAAAAGAAGTGAAATCGTTTTTGGTTATATGGCAGGTTATGGTTTATTTGCTATCATTCAAACGCTTATCATCGTCCTGTACTCTATTTACCTATTAAAAATTGATATTCACGGTAGTATCGGTTGGGTGTTACTTACTAACATACTGATTGCTTTAACGGCTCTAGCTATCGGTATATTTGTATCAACATTTGCTAATTCAGAATTTCAAATGATTCAATTTATACCTATTGTTGTTATACCACAAGTGTTCTTATCGGGTATTATTCCTTTAGATAATATTCCAAAGTGGATTAGTTCAATTAGTTATGCTTTCCCATTAAGATATGGTGGTGAAGGACTAACTGATGTAATGATCAAAGGTCAGGGGCTCGCCCATATTTGGGTAGATCTTGCTGTACTATTGTTATTTATTGGAGTATTTACTTTATTAAATATTATTGGTTTGAAACGTTATAGAAAAGTATAA